The Oenanthe melanoleuca isolate GR-GAL-2019-014 chromosome 15, OMel1.0, whole genome shotgun sequence genome contains a region encoding:
- the LIF gene encoding leukemia inhibitory factor — GLSPHTGVVPFVALLLLQRRPVAGRALLVTGNSCSSHGLCRSNVQEQTRRQVAVLNATAQELFSLYLKCQGEPFSSESDKLCNPAGIFFPAFRVNRTSERKEVMVAMYKLFAFLNASLGNITRDQEELNPLAKELLERLHNTTKTTRGLISNLTCLLCKNYNIFQVDVRYGDSSKGKSAFKKKQQGCQVLRKYVQVIGQAARVLLPHLSPS, encoded by the exons GGCCTCTCTCCCCACACAGGCGTCGTGCCCTTCGTGgcgctgctcctgctgcagcgGCGGCCCGTGGCCGGCCGGGCGCTGCTGGTGACCGGcaacagctgctccagccacgGCCTGTGCCGCTCCAACGTGCAGGAGCAGACCCGCAGGCAGGTGGCCGTGCTCAACGCCACCGCCCAGGAACTCTTCAGCCTCTAC ctgaaGTGCCAGGGAGAGCCGTTCAGCAGCGAGAGTGACAAGCTCTGCAACCCCGCCGGCATCTTCTTCCCCGCTTTCCGCGTCAACCGGACGAGCGAGAGGAAGGAGGTGATGGTGGCCATGTACAAGCTCTTCGCCTTCCTCAACGCCTCGCTGGGCAACATCACGCGCGACCAGGAGGAGCTCAACCCCCTGGCCAAAGAGCTCCTCGAGCGCCTCCACAACACCACCAAGACCACCCGAGGCCTCATCTCCAACCTCACTTGCCTCCTCTGCAAGAACTACAACATCTTCCAGGTGGACGTCAGGTACGGGGACAGCTCCAAGGGCAAGAGCGCCTTCAAGaagaagcagcagggctgccaggtgCTCAGGAAGTACGTGCAGGTCATCGGGCAGGCAGCACGTGTCCTCCTACCTCATCTCAGCCCCTCATGA